From one Sesamum indicum cultivar Zhongzhi No. 13 linkage group LG13, S_indicum_v1.0, whole genome shotgun sequence genomic stretch:
- the LOC105176429 gene encoding uncharacterized protein LOC105176429: MDSRSLWMGARHHLQISSSQAAPEGGMGSSPIVGGSSKHKRKLIDADDSDDEGDGDDLPLNSLVAKGISIFDPKTSSPAKISKTSKASPSKGKAKISAHLEPQVIAELEESFFSVPIEKYASMKKKISVMESFLGEMRKTSLVTRDFHPEPKNSAIVLRPD; this comes from the exons ATGGATTCCCGTAGCCTGTGGATGGGTGCTCGTCATCACTTGcaaatttcttcttctcagG CTGCTCCTGAAGGTGGGATGGGAAGTTCTCCCATTGTTGGTGGCTCCAGTAAACACAAGAGGAAGTTAATAGACGCAGACGACTCTGACGATGAGGGTGATGGTGATGACCTTCCTCTCAACTCTTTGGTCGCTAAAGGGATTTCTATTTTTGATCCAAAAACATCTTCCCCTGCTAAGATTAGCAAGACCTCCAAGGCTAGCCCAAGCAAGGGGAAGGCTAAGATCTCTGCCCATTTGGAGCCACAAGTTATAGCTGAGTTGGAAGAGAGTTTCTTTTCAGTTCCTATTGAGAAATATGCGtctatgaagaaaaaaatatcggTGATGGAAAGCTTTCTTGGAGAAATGAGGAAAACTTCGTTGGTCACCCGAGATTTTCACCCGGAGCCCAAAAATTCTGCCATTGTCCTCCGTCCAGACTAG
- the LOC105176428 gene encoding E3 ubiquitin-protein ligase RING1-like isoform X2, with product MALHHRKLLPAEADKSYAPSCYMCYVCPDDCYLQPPPPQPPPFPPKTHQISTIFILMLCVLAAVFLFLSYLTVRKFRNSRRGNSAGNGNLTEDFIDEHQAPLVDHPIWYIRTVGLPQSAIDSISVFKYKKGDGLIEGCDCSICLNEFQENESLRLLPKCSHAFHVLCIDTWLRSHKNCPVCRAPILISTNVNANLPTGSSETSNTNSNEAENAEETPDETTRGMADENRRAMPVQDDTLAGKLLRNGNFRVLSDLTDHWVRSERELQQVRRVVSMDHSLVLDNDSCKKGEGCSGTKLVELVEKQDFGRVGRRGCRSSSISRLIKSSSYGRSLAKGPVSMKRSFSFSGKRWLRKNGSRTEDSVPIPEISIQSIS from the exons ATGGCTCTTCACCACAGAAAGCTTCTGCCTGCTGAAGCTGATAAGAGCTATGCTCCGTCCTGTTACATGTGTTATGTCTGCCCTGACGATTGCTATCTCCAGCCTCCGCCACCGCAGCCTCCGCCTTTCCCCCCCAAGACCCACCAAATCTCGACGATCTTCATCCTCATGCTCTGCGTCCTCGCCGCCGTGTTCCTGTTTCTATCCTACCTCACCGTCCGCAAATTCCGAAATTCCAGGCGGGGAAACTCTGCCGGAAATGGCAACTTGACGGAAGATTTCATCGACGAGCACCAGGCGCCCCTCGTCGATCACCCCATATG GTACATTCGCACTGTCGGACTCCCTCAATCGGCAATTGACTCGATTTCAGTGTTCAAGTACAAGAAAGGCGACGGCTTGATAGAGGGCTGTGACTGTTCTATCTGCCTGAAtgagtttcaagaaaatgaaagccTCAGGCTCCTGCCGAAATGCAGCCACGCTTTTCACGTATTGTGTATAGATACCTGGTTGAGATCACACAAGAATTGCCCCGTCTGTCGGGCCCCCATTCTGATCAGCACAAATGTAAATGCTAATCTGCCGACAGGTTCGTCAGAAACGAGCAATACTAATTCGAATGAGGCTGAGAATGCAGAGGAAACTCCAGACGAAACGACGAGGGGTATGGCTGATGAAAACAGGCGAGCAATGCCGGTGCAGGACGACACGCTGGCCGGCAAGTTACTGAGAAATGGGAATTTCAGGGTACTTAGTGATTTGACCGATCATTGGGTGAGGTCGGAACGAGAATTGCAGCAGGTGAGGAGGGTTGTCTCGATGGATCACTCGCTTGTGCTGGATAACGATTCGTGTAAGAAAGGTGAAGGGTGTTCGGGTACTAAATTAGTGGAACTAGTTGAGAAGCAAGACTTTGGCAGGGTTGGGAGAAGAGGTTGTAGGAGTTCCAGCATTAGTAGGCTAATAAAGAGTTCTTCCTATGGTCGTTCCCTGGCGAAAGGGCCTGTTTCGATGAAGAGATCGTTTTCGTTTAGTGGAAAACGGTGGCTGAGGAAGAACGGTAGCAGAACC
- the LOC105176428 gene encoding E3 ubiquitin-protein ligase RING1-like isoform X1, with translation MALHHRKLLPAEADKSYAPSCYMCYVCPDDCYLQPPPPQPPPFPPKTHQISTIFILMLCVLAAVFLFLSYLTVRKFRNSRRGNSAGNGNLTEDFIDEHQAPLVDHPICICKNRYIRTVGLPQSAIDSISVFKYKKGDGLIEGCDCSICLNEFQENESLRLLPKCSHAFHVLCIDTWLRSHKNCPVCRAPILISTNVNANLPTGSSETSNTNSNEAENAEETPDETTRGMADENRRAMPVQDDTLAGKLLRNGNFRVLSDLTDHWVRSERELQQVRRVVSMDHSLVLDNDSCKKGEGCSGTKLVELVEKQDFGRVGRRGCRSSSISRLIKSSSYGRSLAKGPVSMKRSFSFSGKRWLRKNGSRTEDSVPIPEISIQSIS, from the exons ATGGCTCTTCACCACAGAAAGCTTCTGCCTGCTGAAGCTGATAAGAGCTATGCTCCGTCCTGTTACATGTGTTATGTCTGCCCTGACGATTGCTATCTCCAGCCTCCGCCACCGCAGCCTCCGCCTTTCCCCCCCAAGACCCACCAAATCTCGACGATCTTCATCCTCATGCTCTGCGTCCTCGCCGCCGTGTTCCTGTTTCTATCCTACCTCACCGTCCGCAAATTCCGAAATTCCAGGCGGGGAAACTCTGCCGGAAATGGCAACTTGACGGAAGATTTCATCGACGAGCACCAGGCGCCCCTCGTCGATCACCCCATATG tatctGTAAAAACAGGTACATTCGCACTGTCGGACTCCCTCAATCGGCAATTGACTCGATTTCAGTGTTCAAGTACAAGAAAGGCGACGGCTTGATAGAGGGCTGTGACTGTTCTATCTGCCTGAAtgagtttcaagaaaatgaaagccTCAGGCTCCTGCCGAAATGCAGCCACGCTTTTCACGTATTGTGTATAGATACCTGGTTGAGATCACACAAGAATTGCCCCGTCTGTCGGGCCCCCATTCTGATCAGCACAAATGTAAATGCTAATCTGCCGACAGGTTCGTCAGAAACGAGCAATACTAATTCGAATGAGGCTGAGAATGCAGAGGAAACTCCAGACGAAACGACGAGGGGTATGGCTGATGAAAACAGGCGAGCAATGCCGGTGCAGGACGACACGCTGGCCGGCAAGTTACTGAGAAATGGGAATTTCAGGGTACTTAGTGATTTGACCGATCATTGGGTGAGGTCGGAACGAGAATTGCAGCAGGTGAGGAGGGTTGTCTCGATGGATCACTCGCTTGTGCTGGATAACGATTCGTGTAAGAAAGGTGAAGGGTGTTCGGGTACTAAATTAGTGGAACTAGTTGAGAAGCAAGACTTTGGCAGGGTTGGGAGAAGAGGTTGTAGGAGTTCCAGCATTAGTAGGCTAATAAAGAGTTCTTCCTATGGTCGTTCCCTGGCGAAAGGGCCTGTTTCGATGAAGAGATCGTTTTCGTTTAGTGGAAAACGGTGGCTGAGGAAGAACGGTAGCAGAACC